One Globicephala melas chromosome 6, mGloMel1.2, whole genome shotgun sequence genomic window carries:
- the CIMIP2B gene encoding ciliary microtubule inner protein 2B isoform X1, which produces MASTFIPGLNPQNPHYIPGYTGHCPLLRFSMGQTYGQMTGQLLRGSPGLARLPSHRTLLPPIRPPRSPEGPRKSLPVRRGHERLSSSMIPGYTGFVPQAQFIFAKNSSRVWAEALNDFTQWYGRQRSQELPKEAKGEKDVEKDQEPKLEAELETEEEPELGQEAEQASPYSMDDRDPRKFFMPGFTGYVPRARFLFGSSFPVLSNQALQEFGQMKSGVRSQKDPKHLPSLSRTYPQNLGLVPKYGGYVPGYKFQFGRTYGHLTHDALGLSTIQKQLLA; this is translated from the exons ATGGCTAGCACCTTCATACCAGGGCTGAACCCTCAGAACCCTCATTATATCCCAGG GTACACTGGACACTGCCCGCTACTTCGGTTCAGCATGGGCCAGACCTATGGGCAGATGACTGGGCAGCTACTTCGCGGCTCTCCTGGCCTAGCCCGGCTCCCTTCCCACCGCACACTTCTGCCTCCCATCCGGCCTCCAAGATCTCCCGAGGGTCCTAGGAAAAGCCTGCCTGTTAGGCGTGGACACGAAAGGCTCAGCTCCAGCATGATCCCTGGGTACACAG GTTTTGTACCCCAGGCACAGTTCATCTTTGCCAAGAACAGCAGCCGGGTCTGGGCTGAGGCTCTGAATGATTTCACTCAGTGGTATGGGCGACAGAGGAGTCAGGAGCTGCCAAAGGAGGCCAAGGGAGAGAAAGACGTGGAGAAAGACCAAGAGCCAAAGCTGGAGGCAGAGCTAGAGACGGAAGAGGAGccagagctggggcaggaggcGGAACAA GCTTCCCCTTATTCCATGGATGACAGAGATCCTCGCAAGTTCTTCATGCCAG GCTTCACTGGTTATGTGCCCCGTGCTCGCTTCCTCTTCGGTTCCAGCTTTCCTGTGCTCAGCAACCAGGCACTGCAGGAATTTGGACAGATGAAGTCAGGGGTCAGATCCCAGAAGGATCCTAAACATCTCCCCTCACTTTCCAGGACCTACCCTCAGAACCTGGGCCTTGTACCTAAATACGGGGGCTATGTGCCAG GGTATAAGTTCCAGTTTGGCCGCACATATGGGCATCTCACCCATGATGCTCTGGGCCTCAGCACCATCCAGAAGCAGCTCCTGGCGTAG
- the CIMIP2B gene encoding ciliary microtubule inner protein 2B isoform X2, with protein MASTFIPGLNPQNPHYIPGYTGHCPLLRFSMGQTYGQMTGQLLRGSPGLARLPSHRTLLPPIRPPRSPEGPRKSLPVRRGHERLSSSMIPGYTGFVPQAQFIFAKNSSRVWAEALNDFTQWYGRQRSQELPKEAKGEKDVEKDQEPKLEAELETEEEPELGQEAEQVRRRRLMGSTRRLPLIPWMTEILASSSCQALQEFGQMKSGVRSQKDPKHLPSLSRTYPQNLGLVPKYGGYVPGYKFQFGRTYGHLTHDALGLSTIQKQLLA; from the exons ATGGCTAGCACCTTCATACCAGGGCTGAACCCTCAGAACCCTCATTATATCCCAGG GTACACTGGACACTGCCCGCTACTTCGGTTCAGCATGGGCCAGACCTATGGGCAGATGACTGGGCAGCTACTTCGCGGCTCTCCTGGCCTAGCCCGGCTCCCTTCCCACCGCACACTTCTGCCTCCCATCCGGCCTCCAAGATCTCCCGAGGGTCCTAGGAAAAGCCTGCCTGTTAGGCGTGGACACGAAAGGCTCAGCTCCAGCATGATCCCTGGGTACACAG GTTTTGTACCCCAGGCACAGTTCATCTTTGCCAAGAACAGCAGCCGGGTCTGGGCTGAGGCTCTGAATGATTTCACTCAGTGGTATGGGCGACAGAGGAGTCAGGAGCTGCCAAAGGAGGCCAAGGGAGAGAAAGACGTGGAGAAAGACCAAGAGCCAAAGCTGGAGGCAGAGCTAGAGACGGAAGAGGAGccagagctggggcaggaggcGGAACAAGTGAGACGGAGAAGGCTGATGGGGAGTACGAG AAGGCTTCCCCTTATTCCATGGATGACAGAGATCCTCGCAAGTTCTTCATGCCAG GCACTGCAGGAATTTGGACAGATGAAGTCAGGGGTCAGATCCCAGAAGGATCCTAAACATCTCCCCTCACTTTCCAGGACCTACCCTCAGAACCTGGGCCTTGTACCTAAATACGGGGGCTATGTGCCAG GGTATAAGTTCCAGTTTGGCCGCACATATGGGCATCTCACCCATGATGCTCTGGGCCTCAGCACCATCCAGAAGCAGCTCCTGGCGTAG